GTCAGGGATCCCAGGGGCAAGTCGTCCTCTCGTCCCGGCAAACACCAGTCGATGTCGGCagccgcttcttcttcttctccccgcgGCACCTCCGAAGAGCTCAAAATGGTACAGTTCTTTTCTCTCGCTGAAGTTTTGGAGAAGAGCGTGAAACTGTTGGCTTTGTTGCCCTATTCCTTGGTCCGATTACTTGGTCAGGATACCTTCCAATAATTGTTTCCTTGATTTCTCTCCTAGTTCTTAATTTTCTCGTCTAGAaaagatggaggaggaatcccTACTGTTGGTTAGGGTTCATGCTCGGAGGACGAGTCTGGAGAACATTTACCACGGACTTCAATTTCTTAACATAGAGTATTTTCCCGACAGAAAAACGCGTTCTTCTGTGAGAAGATCTGGAGTTAATTCTTTTAAAATGCTTTTGGCTTTAACAGTACATTTTTAGCTCAAGAGATATGAGACCTCTCTGTCGTACTAGGAAAGTGACTAGTGATGTTCTTTAAGCAGGAACTTATCCACTTGATTTTGATGTCAAGAATGTAGAAAGAGAAAAGATTTGGAGAAGTTTCAGAATCAGGAAACTGCATATTGATACGTGTATATGCTATGCCGCTAGCCATTCATTAAATCAATTTAGGTAGCCGAGACAAGATTGAATGTAATGGTTATAGTGCAGGTTATCATAGGCCTTTGCATTTGATATGGTCAAATTTGATCGCCAATTCGATTTGGCGAAATCGATTCGACCTGATCCCTTTTTTGAGTATATCGTGTCTAAAAGAGAAGAAGTGGTTGAGTATTTGGAACTTggagtatgaaaaaaaaatattcaaagagTAAAACGTTGGTATCCTAGATCCTTTGTCTAACTTTAGTTCTAAGGTAGATGATTTGCGTATCCTGCTTATTGCAAAATTTATTCTTATGTCATATTTTTTGCAAAGGATAAGTGACAAAGGCGGTATTCGAGCCTAGGACTTTGCAATGATCTGTCAAAGTCTATACCAACTAGGCTAGCTGGCACATTCAAAATATGTCGAATGAGGTTTCGAACCATCAACCTTTGGTAAATTAGTTTGGTACACCACCATCAGGCTAATGCTTAAGGTATAAAATATGTAGGATGAGGTTTCAAATCCTCAACCTTTGGTAAGTTAGTTTGGTACATCATCACGAGACCAATGTTTAAGGTGTAGATATGTCGGATGGGGTTTTGAATTCTCAACGTTTGGTAAGTTAGTTATATTTTATCCTTAGGAACTAATGTATATTCAGGGTTGATGAATTATGCGTGGTCTTTTTTTCTTGTTTGTCCCTCTCTATTCAAGTTACAAAGTTTAAAGCAAAGAAGCTTAAGTTTGCTTGTTGCATCTCAAGATAAGCACATTACTATTCATCACTTGCAAGAGAGGATGTTCAAAATCATACTTCTCAACTCCAGGTTGTTCCTAGGACAGTAATATGTCTAATGATTACCTTGTGATGTATTAACGATCTATTCTAGTGGGTGCTTTTATCAAAGTAGTTTATTGATAGATTTATATCTTTTGATGGTTTCATAAAGTGGATATGTCAGTTCACTCTTTTTTGTGAGAGGAAGATTTTACTTCTTATTGCAATTTTCCATCAAAACTTATTCAGATATTTTCTTCTTGCTCTGTTGTATCTTACGCTAGTAGAATAAAATAACAAAGAAATCCTTGTTCATAGTTCTTAAAAGAAACAATGTGTGTGCAGTGAAGCTGAATCTAACCTTGATTCTTTTTAATCTATGTATATCTTTGGTTAGCCCATGCAATTGTTGACGGTAAGCTGTCATAACCTAGCATGTGAGCTGTCATGTGGCCAAGCCTGGATGACAAATGGTACCTTCCATGTGCAGGTTCTAATTGTTCGACAAGACCTGAAGATGGGAGCCGGAAAAATTGCCTCTCAATGTGCCCGTGAGTAGATGGTTTTGGTTTATTATATGAGCACTTAATTTTTTATTAGTTATTTGATCACTTGACGAACTTTTTCAATTTGTTTGGTATTTCATGTGAATGAGAGATTGTTACATCTGAAGGCCATCATTAACGATTAGTAGAGTTTGATTAatgaaacatgaaatgaaaatatttttatttccacTTTTGGCAATCATATAACCTTTTAAGATAAGTTACATCTCAATTGCCACGTTTGTATAAACTTTTTAATGTTGCTTTAGTCTTGTTTCTAATAATTTATGATTTTCTGACACTTGTCAAGTTTTCCGCTTAAATGGAATTGTATGCACAATTTTATTTATAAGGATTTATTGTATCTAAGCATCCATCTTTAATAATTGCAGACCCTGATGAATGAAACATTAATTGGAAACATTTACTGCAGCCTATTTTTTCTCTGGATAGCAACTCTGATATACAAAACTCAGTTTATCTGGATTGTCACACCTGTACaagttttattttcctttttccctTATTTCCAACTAATTATGCCATCTTCTGAAATGACAGATGCAGCGACTGGCATGTATGCAGAGTTGCTTCAAAGGTGCCAatgtatttttaaataatttatcatcTGAATTATCCTTGAAGAATGTTGGTTTTTTCATTACTTTACAGACTTTATCAACTTAATTTTTTCCTTAACTCAAATATAATTCTCTTTGCTGCTGGGGCCATTGCTTGTTTGATGGTTCACTCTTCTTCGCGGGTACCAGTGAATTTGATGGTTTAAATCAAACATCTATACTTTTAACGTGTTTGTACTGGTTAATTTTATCTCAATGCTTATCTATGAAGGCAAAGCAATCACATAAAAGCTGAGTAGTGACTTGGCTATATGTGCTTTTAAGTACCCAATAAGACATTTAGCAAGAAATGTGAGGCAGGCTACTTTTTTCTGTCAATGAAAATCTAcatatcatgatgagtgctaaagcAGATACTAACACGGGGCATGTATTTTGACTTATTTTATAGTCTGTACAGTATGTACTCTTTCATGATGGTATTACTCAAAGTCTCAAACTGCTTAGATGTATTAAATATGTTCGAACCTGCTAAGAGCTTGCATACTATATGAAAAAGAAAGCTATGCAACAAGTACTTCTCTTGCATTATCAAGGGTTGCTATGCTGGTTTGTATCTATGGGTATTTTGCTTCTATTACCTGCATTGTTGTTATGCTCAATTTGATCACATTTGTTAGCCATTATTCCATGGTCACAAGCATCCTAGAAGAAATCCGAAGGCTCACTAGCTCCTCTTTCTTGCAGCCATCGCTCTCTTTTGAGACAATGGGAGCAATATGGGCAAGCTAAAATAGTTTTATCATGCAAGAATCAGCAAGAGATGTACGTACAAGTTTCTCTTTGATTCTTCTTTCTATTAAATGTGCATCATCTGTAACCTTTTTAACTGTACCTTTCTAGGAATAAGCTGAAGGAAGCAGCAGACCGTTGTGGCCTTCCAACTTTTGTGGTTGCTGATGCAGGGCGTACACAGGTTCACTTCTGGGTTTTCTCATTCATGCTAGATAATTAAAGATATGACTGgcaaagtgatgatgatgatagaaCTTGCTTAAACCTCCATTCTGATTGATTCGATATATTGTAAAATTCTTTGACATTTGGTGAAGAGTAGTTACATGGTAGTGTACCTTTTCATCAATCAAGAACCTTAACTTTTCAAAGCTCCTGTTGCTATTGCTGGTTATGCATCCATGGTCTGAACTGTTTTTGAGCCAGCACAAAAGAACTTGTCCAGGACAGTGACCAGTCCACAAGGCCAATGACCACTTTTTCCATGCCGAATACTTGGACACCCATGTCCAACGCCCAGTGGAACAGGAGTCTTGATACCCACAAGGTGATGCTTGACTCcccttttacatgaagcaagagtTGAGACTAATTGTTGAGATGGGCCATTTAATTTCCTTGATAATTGCCGAACACATGGGAAGGGtctttttcaaataatttttatGGGTCGTCTATTTTCTATTTCGTAGTTAACATGTTTTGGATATGGTGGCCTATAGATAGTGGATGGTTAGCACTTGAACCTCGCATGGGAAGCTTCTACTTCTAATCAATGTGAAGT
The DNA window shown above is from Musa acuminata AAA Group cultivar baxijiao chromosome BXJ2-4, Cavendish_Baxijiao_AAA, whole genome shotgun sequence and carries:
- the LOC135582530 gene encoding uncharacterized protein LOC135582530 isoform X4; translated protein: MFPFGRNPPHSSNNKEEEPWLAQCLKPENYLPGMIIGFLLGLFLDLSATRRVRDPRGKSSSRPGKHQSMSAAASSSSPRGTSEELKMVLIVRQDLKMGAGKIASQCAHAATGMYAELLQSHRSLLRQWEQYGQAKIVLSCKNQQEMNKLKEAADRCGLPTFVVADAGRTQVLAGSRTVLAIGPEILADTS
- the LOC135582530 gene encoding uncharacterized protein LOC135582530 isoform X3 translates to MFPFGRNPPHSSNNKEEEPWLAQCLKPENYLPGMIIGFLLGLFLDLSATRRVRDPRGKSSSRPGKHQSMSAAASSSSPRGTSEELKMVLIVRQDLKMGAGKIASQCAHAATGMYAELLQSHRSLLRQWEQYGQAKIVLSCKNQQEMNKLKEAADRCGLPTFVVADAGRTQVLAGSRTVLAIGPGRKADIDSVTGKLRLL